One Novosphingobium sp. EMRT-2 DNA segment encodes these proteins:
- a CDS encoding cell wall metabolism sensor histidine kinase WalK gives MKGSAPPWPGLAPSMVPAIIIALCASGAMLLAGAGFWLTLAVLVVWLASLWLARPEPVVEALPPDDGSVSRQAMIELIEPFGVPVMMLDGQRIAAANAAAREALGPHVVGQDARVALRHPEAITLLDQPEGRALVRGLTGSRSIWQVSRVAIDERYSLIELVNRTAEADISRAHTDFVANASHELRTPLASIIGYIETLADPDAKVDEATAARFHNTVLREAKRLQTLVEDLMSLSRIEAEKHEPPKERIDLGQLAASIGGEVGFTVGESRIAVDSTEAVVIGDRQQLDQLIRNLIDNALKYGDPKAPVRIGVHTQGHEAVLTVTDRGEGIHPDHIPYLTRRFYRTDPSRSRAAGGTGLGLAIVKHIVERHRGRLDITSKLGEGTTVTVRFSIAPDLEATEAAA, from the coding sequence ATGAAGGGTTCCGCTCCGCCTTGGCCCGGTCTTGCGCCCAGCATGGTTCCGGCCATCATCATTGCCCTGTGCGCGTCCGGCGCGATGCTGCTCGCCGGGGCCGGCTTCTGGCTCACGCTGGCCGTGCTGGTGGTCTGGCTCGCCAGCCTGTGGCTCGCCCGGCCCGAACCCGTGGTGGAAGCGCTCCCGCCTGACGACGGCAGCGTTTCGCGCCAGGCGATGATCGAGCTGATCGAGCCGTTCGGCGTGCCCGTGATGATGCTCGACGGGCAACGCATCGCCGCCGCCAACGCCGCCGCGCGCGAAGCGCTGGGGCCGCACGTCGTGGGCCAGGACGCGCGCGTGGCGTTGCGCCACCCCGAAGCGATCACCTTGCTGGATCAGCCGGAAGGCCGCGCGCTGGTGCGCGGACTGACCGGATCGCGCAGCATCTGGCAGGTTTCGCGCGTGGCGATCGACGAGCGCTACTCGCTGATCGAGTTGGTCAACCGCACCGCCGAAGCAGACATCAGCCGCGCGCATACCGATTTCGTGGCCAACGCCAGCCATGAACTGCGCACGCCGCTGGCCTCGATCATCGGCTACATCGAGACACTGGCCGATCCCGACGCCAAGGTGGACGAAGCCACCGCCGCGCGCTTCCACAACACCGTGCTGCGCGAGGCGAAGCGGCTGCAAACGCTGGTCGAAGACCTGATGTCGCTTTCCCGGATCGAGGCGGAAAAGCACGAACCGCCCAAGGAACGCATCGATCTGGGCCAGCTGGCCGCCAGCATCGGGGGCGAAGTGGGCTTTACCGTGGGCGAAAGCCGGATCGCGGTCGACAGCACCGAGGCGGTCGTGATCGGCGATCGTCAGCAGCTCGACCAGTTGATTCGCAACCTGATCGATAACGCGCTGAAATACGGTGACCCCAAAGCGCCGGTGCGTATCGGCGTCCATACGCAGGGGCACGAGGCGGTACTGACCGTGACCGACCGGGGCGAAGGCATCCACCCCGATCACATTCCCTATCTGACGCGACGCTTCTACCGCACCGATCCCAGCCGCAGCCGCGCCGCCGGCGGGACCGGCCTTGGCCTCGCCATCGTCAAGCACATCGTCGAACGCCACCGCGGACGGCTGGATATCACCAGCAAGCTGGGCGAAGGCACGACGGTAACCGTGCGTTTCTCGATCGCGCCGGATCTTGAAGCGACGGAGGCGGCAGCCTAA
- a CDS encoding substrate-binding domain-containing protein: protein MMTRRIALPVLALLLSSCGQQMATRDQVRAVGSSTVYPFAKAVAESLARAQTGIKSPIIESTGTGAGMKLFCGGIGPRFPDVENASRRIKKSEFEDCRRNGVKDIVEIQVGLDGVAFAEGRGGPGIALTPQDVYRALARNPYGRPNTARTWKDVNPALPAMPILVYGPPSTSGTRDALRELILVKGCDADPAMAALKQSNAARHDAVCGEVREDGGYVDAGENDNLIVQKVEANPKAIGIFGFSYLEENADRLRGLTMNGVQPSYQTISDFSYPGARPLYIYVKKAHLRAIPGLKAYVTEWSRLWGKDGSLARLGMVVAPDAVLAQSRRIVEEMPALDGAQLK, encoded by the coding sequence ATGATGACGCGGCGGATTGCGTTGCCTGTGCTGGCCCTTCTCCTGTCCTCGTGCGGCCAGCAGATGGCCACGCGCGATCAGGTTCGCGCCGTGGGATCGTCAACGGTCTATCCCTTTGCCAAGGCTGTGGCGGAATCGCTGGCGCGCGCGCAAACGGGCATCAAGTCGCCGATCATCGAATCCACCGGCACCGGCGCGGGCATGAAGCTGTTCTGCGGCGGCATCGGGCCGCGCTTCCCCGATGTCGAGAACGCCTCGCGCCGGATCAAGAAGTCCGAATTCGAGGACTGCCGGCGCAATGGGGTGAAGGACATCGTCGAGATTCAGGTGGGGCTGGACGGCGTGGCCTTCGCCGAAGGGCGTGGCGGTCCCGGCATCGCGCTGACCCCGCAAGACGTCTATCGCGCGCTGGCCCGCAATCCCTATGGCAGACCGAATACGGCGCGCACCTGGAAGGACGTGAACCCGGCCCTGCCCGCCATGCCGATCCTGGTCTATGGCCCACCCTCCACATCGGGCACGCGCGATGCGCTGCGGGAGCTGATCCTGGTGAAGGGGTGCGATGCCGATCCGGCGATGGCCGCACTAAAGCAGAGCAACGCCGCCCGCCACGACGCGGTCTGCGGCGAAGTGCGCGAGGACGGCGGCTACGTCGATGCCGGGGAAAACGACAATCTGATCGTCCAGAAGGTCGAAGCCAATCCCAAGGCCATCGGCATCTTCGGCTTTTCCTATCTGGAAGAGAACGCCGACCGGCTGCGCGGGCTGACCATGAACGGCGTGCAGCCCAGCTACCAGACCATTTCGGACTTCAGCTATCCCGGCGCCCGGCCCTTGTACATCTACGTGAAGAAGGCGCACCTGCGCGCCATTCCCGGCCTCAAGGCCTATGTCACGGAATGGTCAAGGCTGTGGGGCAAGGACGGTTCCCTTGCCCGGCTGGGCATGGTGGTGGCGCCGGACGCGGTGCTCGCGCAAAGCCGCAGGATCGTGGAAGAGATGCCGGCGCTGGATGGCGCGCAGCTGAAGTAG
- the pstC gene encoding phosphate ABC transporter permease subunit PstC translates to MPSAVLLLLAFGLGLVGWLAARGRAWAFRRTAPRGRIDSLPGFHAWYVALWIAVPALLFALAWNTISPALVTHQVLADPAATVLPPTGFERDTMLAEAYAVADGRAYGVFNAEAQGLVEPFRAALLKFQSIGLAITVLIAFAGGAFAFLRLRPDFTARTRVERAVMAVLLLASLVAILTTIGIIISLIFETIRFFGMVSPTDFLFGTHWSPDPMSTSAPDGSKYGALPLFWGTIYIGAVIAMVVAIPLGLLSAIYLTQYASPRVRQLMKPLLEILAGIPTVVYGYFAALTVAPAVRDAAQAIGIANASTESAVAAGLVMGIMIVPFVSSMADDSIAAVPQAMGDGSLAMGATRAETIRLVLIPAALPGIVAGVMLAISRAIGETMIVVMAAGATANLTLNPFQSMTTVTFQIVAMLTGEGSFDHPATLSAFALGMVLFLVTLALNFIALRVVKRYREAYE, encoded by the coding sequence ATGCCTTCCGCCGTCCTTCTTCTGCTTGCCTTCGGGCTGGGCCTTGTCGGATGGCTGGCAGCGCGCGGACGCGCCTGGGCGTTCCGCCGGACAGCGCCGCGCGGCCGGATCGATTCGCTGCCCGGCTTCCATGCCTGGTACGTGGCCCTGTGGATCGCCGTGCCGGCCCTGCTGTTCGCGCTCGCCTGGAACACGATCAGCCCCGCGCTGGTCACACACCAAGTTCTGGCCGATCCCGCCGCGACAGTTCTGCCGCCGACCGGGTTCGAGCGCGATACCATGCTGGCGGAAGCCTACGCCGTGGCCGATGGCCGCGCTTACGGCGTCTTCAATGCCGAGGCGCAGGGGCTGGTCGAGCCGTTCCGCGCCGCACTGCTCAAGTTCCAGTCGATCGGACTAGCGATCACCGTGCTGATCGCTTTCGCAGGCGGGGCCTTCGCGTTCCTGCGGCTGCGCCCCGATTTCACCGCGCGAACGCGCGTGGAACGGGCGGTCATGGCGGTGCTTTTGCTCGCCTCGCTTGTGGCGATCCTCACCACGATTGGCATCATCATCAGCCTGATCTTTGAAACAATACGCTTTTTCGGGATGGTTTCGCCCACGGACTTCCTGTTCGGCACGCATTGGTCGCCCGACCCGATGAGCACCAGCGCGCCCGATGGCAGCAAGTACGGCGCGCTCCCGCTGTTCTGGGGCACGATCTACATCGGCGCGGTGATCGCCATGGTCGTGGCGATCCCGCTGGGCCTGCTGAGCGCGATCTACCTGACGCAGTATGCCAGCCCGCGCGTGCGCCAGCTGATGAAGCCCCTGCTCGAAATCCTCGCCGGCATTCCCACCGTGGTCTATGGCTATTTCGCGGCGCTGACCGTGGCGCCGGCGGTGCGCGATGCGGCGCAGGCCATCGGCATCGCCAACGCCTCCACCGAAAGCGCCGTCGCGGCCGGGCTGGTCATGGGCATCATGATCGTGCCCTTCGTCTCGTCCATGGCCGACGATTCGATCGCCGCCGTGCCGCAAGCCATGGGCGATGGCAGCCTCGCCATGGGCGCGACCCGCGCCGAGACCATCCGGCTCGTCCTGATCCCCGCCGCCCTGCCCGGCATCGTCGCGGGGGTGATGCTGGCGATCAGCCGCGCCATCGGCGAAACGATGATCGTGGTCATGGCCGCCGGCGCCACGGCCAACCTTACGCTCAACCCGTTCCAGAGCATGACCACGGTCACCTTCCAGATCGTCGCCATGCTGACCGGAGAAGGCAGCTTCGATCATCCGGCCACGCTCAGCGCCTTCGCGCTGGGCATGGTGCTGTTCCTGGTCACCCTGGCGCTGAACTTCATCGCGCTGCGCGTGGTGAAGCGCTATCGCGAGGCCTATGAGTAA
- the pstA gene encoding phosphate ABC transporter permease PstA translates to MDEARTASDSRATEQEHIRALRRARMEAGLARRYAVDRLFRLAGLSAVVFSALVLAFLLVSMTANGVSGFKRSELRMTVPIRGAMQIDAQRLGQPDPAGGLELAGLPHVIDSAADRAFGKGGARLLADDAWREVADTLIADPSLLNNATLDVSLPASDKLAAAQRGDGDPDLRTIATRLERAGKLVRAFDFGFLTRSDATSPQSVGIWGALKGSILTMLVTLVLAFPVGVLAALYLEEYAPRNRWTDLIEISINNLAAVPSIIFGLLGLAVFLGLFPNYRSAPLIGGMTLALMTMPVIVISGRNAIKGVPPSIRDAALAVGASPVQVVFHHVLPLALPGILTGTIIGMARALGETAPLLMIGMRAFVATPPGDLTSPSSVLPVQIFLWSDEIDRGFVERTSAAIVVLLAFLLLMNGLAIYLRNRFEKRW, encoded by the coding sequence ATGGATGAAGCGAGGACAGCGTCCGATAGCCGGGCGACCGAGCAGGAGCACATCCGCGCCCTTCGCCGCGCGCGGATGGAAGCCGGTCTTGCCCGTCGCTACGCGGTCGACCGGCTGTTCCGGCTAGCGGGCCTTTCCGCCGTGGTGTTCTCCGCGCTGGTGCTTGCCTTCCTGCTGGTGTCGATGACCGCCAACGGCGTCAGCGGCTTCAAGCGTAGCGAATTGCGGATGACGGTGCCAATCCGCGGAGCAATGCAGATCGACGCGCAGCGGCTGGGCCAGCCCGACCCCGCCGGCGGACTGGAACTGGCGGGCCTGCCCCATGTGATCGACAGCGCCGCCGACCGCGCGTTCGGCAAGGGCGGCGCGCGCCTGCTGGCGGACGATGCCTGGCGCGAAGTGGCCGACACGCTGATCGCCGATCCATCGCTGCTAAACAACGCCACGCTCGACGTGTCGCTGCCCGCCAGCGACAAGCTGGCAGCCGCCCAGCGCGGCGATGGCGACCCGGACCTGCGGACGATCGCGACGCGGCTGGAGCGTGCGGGGAAGCTCGTGCGCGCGTTCGACTTCGGTTTCCTGACCCGCTCGGACGCGACCAGCCCGCAAAGCGTAGGCATCTGGGGGGCGCTCAAGGGATCGATCCTGACCATGCTGGTCACGCTGGTCCTGGCGTTCCCCGTCGGCGTGCTGGCCGCGCTCTACCTGGAGGAATACGCGCCCCGCAACCGCTGGACCGACCTGATCGAAATCTCGATCAACAACCTGGCGGCGGTGCCTTCGATCATCTTCGGGCTGCTGGGCCTGGCGGTCTTCCTCGGCCTGTTTCCCAATTACCGTTCGGCTCCGCTGATCGGGGGCATGACTCTGGCGCTGATGACGATGCCGGTCATCGTCATTTCCGGCCGCAACGCGATCAAGGGTGTGCCGCCATCGATCCGCGATGCCGCGCTGGCGGTTGGGGCCAGCCCGGTGCAGGTGGTGTTCCACCATGTCCTGCCGCTGGCGCTGCCCGGCATCCTGACCGGCACGATCATCGGCATGGCGCGCGCGCTGGGCGAAACCGCGCCCCTGCTGATGATCGGCATGCGCGCGTTCGTGGCGACGCCGCCGGGCGATCTCACATCGCCCTCCAGCGTGCTGCCGGTGCAGATCTTCCTGTGGTCCGACGAGATCGATCGCGGCTTCGTGGAACGCACCAGCGCCGCCATCGTGGTCCTGCTCGCCTTCCTGCTGCTGATGAACGGCCTGGCCATCTACTTGCGCAACCGCTTCGAGAAACGGTGGTAA
- the pstB gene encoding phosphate ABC transporter ATP-binding protein PstB has translation MNTQPISADPRAAKADGGNDAVPKMRARDVSVFYGDKCAIDQVSIDIPQRYVTAFIGPSGCGKSTFLRALNRMNDTIASARVEGEILLDGEDIYRTRMNVVQLRARVGMVFQKPNPFPKSIYENIAYGPRIHGLTGSRAELDAIVEQSLQRAGLWDEVKDRLSESGTALSGGQQQRLCIARAIAVDPEVILMDEPCSALDPIATARIEELIDELRGRYAIVIVTHSMQQAARVSQRTAFFHLGRIVEYGKTSDIFTNPREERTKDYITGRYG, from the coding sequence ATGAATACCCAGCCGATCAGCGCCGATCCGCGCGCCGCCAAAGCCGATGGCGGGAACGATGCCGTGCCCAAAATGCGCGCGCGCGACGTCTCGGTGTTCTATGGCGACAAGTGCGCGATCGATCAGGTCTCGATCGACATTCCCCAGCGCTATGTCACCGCGTTCATCGGCCCGTCGGGCTGCGGCAAGTCCACCTTCCTACGCGCGCTCAACCGGATGAACGACACCATCGCCAGCGCGCGCGTGGAAGGCGAGATCCTGCTCGACGGCGAGGACATCTACCGCACCCGGATGAACGTGGTGCAACTGCGCGCCCGCGTGGGCATGGTGTTCCAGAAGCCCAACCCGTTTCCCAAATCGATCTACGAGAACATCGCCTATGGCCCGCGCATCCACGGTCTGACCGGCAGCCGCGCGGAACTGGACGCGATCGTCGAGCAATCGCTCCAGCGCGCCGGCTTGTGGGACGAAGTTAAGGACCGCCTCTCCGAAAGCGGCACCGCGCTGTCCGGCGGCCAGCAGCAGCGCCTGTGCATTGCCCGCGCGATCGCCGTCGATCCCGAAGTGATCCTGATGGACGAGCCGTGCTCGGCGCTCGACCCCATCGCCACCGCCCGCATCGAGGAGCTGATCGACGAACTGCGCGGTCGCTACGCGATCGTGATTGTGACACACTCGATGCAACAGGCCGCCCGCGTATCCCAGCGCACCGCGTTCTTCCACCTTGGCAGGATCGTGGAGTACGGGAAAACCTCCGACATCTTCACGAACCCGCGTGAGGAACGGACGAAGGACTACATAACCGGGCGCTACGGATAG
- the phoU gene encoding phosphate signaling complex protein PhoU has protein sequence MVAEHTVKAFDEDITRLRGLVAEMGGLAELSVGEAMDALVRGDQELANTVIARDKRIDQLEAEVDRLSIRVLALRAPMADDLREVVAALKIAGVIERIGDYAKNIAKRVGHIEGRKRFEPLTLLPAMNELAAEMVHDVLTAFAARDPVAAAEIVARDATVDAFYDSVFRNFVSFMVENPATITSVAQLLFVARNIERIGDHATNIAEMVHYAATGAYLPEREDVIPPA, from the coding sequence ATGGTGGCAGAACATACCGTCAAGGCATTCGATGAGGACATCACCCGCCTGCGCGGCTTGGTCGCGGAAATGGGCGGCCTGGCGGAGCTTTCGGTGGGCGAGGCGATGGACGCCCTGGTGCGGGGCGATCAGGAACTCGCCAATACGGTGATCGCCCGCGACAAGCGGATCGACCAGCTTGAGGCGGAGGTCGACCGACTGTCGATCCGCGTGCTGGCCCTGCGCGCGCCGATGGCCGACGATCTGCGCGAAGTCGTCGCCGCGCTGAAGATCGCCGGCGTGATCGAGCGCATCGGCGATTATGCCAAGAACATTGCCAAGCGCGTCGGCCATATCGAGGGCCGCAAGCGCTTCGAGCCGCTCACCCTGCTGCCCGCGATGAACGAACTGGCAGCGGAAATGGTGCACGACGTGCTGACCGCCTTCGCCGCGCGCGATCCGGTGGCGGCGGCGGAGATCGTCGCGCGCGATGCCACGGTCGATGCCTTCTATGACAGCGTGTTCCGCAATTTCGTGTCGTTCATGGTCGAAAATCCTGCCACCATCACCAGCGTGGCGCAGCTGCTGTTCGTGGCCCGCAACATCGAACGGATCGGCGACCATGCCACCAATATCGCCGAGATGGTCCACTACGCCGCCACCGGCGCCTACCTGCCCGAACGCGAGGATGTGATTCCGCCTGCCTGA
- the phoB gene encoding phosphate regulon transcriptional regulator PhoB, producing the protein MSAPKLLLVEDDTALAELVEYRFRGEGYDVRTTDDGDEALLLAAEDTPDLVLLDWMIGGTSGIEVCRRLRRNKSTAHVPIIMLTARSDEDDRVRGLETGADDYVTKPFSPRELIARVGAVLRRVRPALAGETITVGDLSLDPTAHRVTRRGQAIKIGPTEFRLLRHFMEHPGRVFSRGQLLDAVWGSGSDIELRTVDVHIRRLRQAIALPGAADPVRTVRSAGYALEGA; encoded by the coding sequence GTGTCTGCCCCGAAACTGCTTCTGGTTGAAGACGATACCGCGCTTGCCGAACTGGTCGAATACCGGTTTCGTGGCGAGGGATACGACGTGCGCACCACCGACGATGGCGACGAGGCCCTGCTTCTCGCCGCCGAGGATACGCCGGACCTGGTCCTGCTGGACTGGATGATCGGTGGCACCAGCGGAATCGAGGTCTGCCGCCGCCTGCGCCGCAACAAGAGCACGGCGCATGTGCCGATCATCATGCTCACCGCCCGCAGCGATGAGGACGACCGCGTGCGCGGGCTGGAAACCGGCGCGGACGACTATGTCACCAAGCCGTTCTCGCCGCGCGAACTGATTGCCCGCGTGGGCGCCGTGCTGCGTCGCGTGCGCCCGGCACTGGCGGGAGAGACGATCACCGTGGGCGATCTGTCGCTCGATCCCACCGCCCACCGCGTCACCCGCCGCGGGCAGGCGATCAAGATCGGCCCCACCGAATTCCGCCTGCTGCGCCACTTCATGGAGCACCCCGGCCGCGTCTTTTCGCGCGGGCAACTGCTCGACGCGGTGTGGGGCAGCGGCAGCGACATCGAACTGCGCACGGTGGACGTTCACATCCGCCGCCTGCGCCAAGCGATCGCGCTCCCCGGAGCGGCCGACCCGGTGCGCACGGTGCGTTCGGCGGGCTACGCGCTGGAAGGCGCCTGA
- a CDS encoding DUF1467 family protein: MRWTSIVAIYSLFWVFAAFLVMPFGIRTHDELGLGKVDGQAHSAPGNFRPKQVAIRATILAAVLFGLYYANYVNQWVTIDDLDYARKLGV, encoded by the coding sequence GTGCGCTGGACGTCGATCGTCGCGATCTATTCGCTGTTCTGGGTGTTCGCCGCGTTTCTGGTGATGCCGTTCGGCATCCGCACGCACGACGAACTGGGGCTGGGCAAGGTGGACGGGCAGGCGCACAGCGCGCCCGGCAACTTCCGGCCCAAGCAGGTCGCGATCCGCGCCACCATCCTGGCGGCGGTCCTGTTCGGGCTGTATTACGCCAACTACGTCAACCAGTGGGTCACCATCGACGATCTCGACTACGCCCGCAAACTGGGTGTCTGA
- a CDS encoding ribonuclease J — protein sequence MKPGKELLFLALGGSGEIGMNVNLYGCDGKWLMVDLGMTFADPYYPGVDLVFADLEFIEQQRENLLGVVLTHAHEDHIGAVPYFAQELGVPLYATPFTARLVNEKLVEAGIDADIELNVIPNEGAFSLGPFDIRYVPLAHSIAEGNALLIDTPYGRVFHTGDWKLDDEPRVGTPATEEELTAIGDEGVLALVCDSTNVFNPAASGSEGAVRAGLLETVSRQRGRRVVVTTFASNVARLQTLAEVAQATGRQLCVAGRSLDRIIAVAQASGYLEDFPETVSMDRAMDLPRGEIMVLATGGQGEPRAALARIAAEQHPIRLEEGDVVLFSSRQIPGNELAIGRVQNALVARGVRIVTDRQSMIHVSGHPGRPELVALYDWLRPEILVPVHGEIRHMAEQARLGLDEGIPKAILQKNGDLLRLAPDGPVKLTEVRAGRLVLDGDIIAPADGEAMAVRRKLGLNGLVSVALAVTPEGRLASSVDIGSIGLPLDEDMDQFVQEAQADAAQAVKDLKGDRKRDRLAVAETVRLAVRRAAQRWSGKKPVVQVLLREG from the coding sequence GTGAAGCCAGGAAAGGAACTGCTTTTCCTCGCCCTTGGTGGTTCGGGCGAGATCGGGATGAACGTCAACCTCTACGGGTGCGACGGCAAGTGGCTGATGGTCGATCTTGGGATGACCTTCGCCGACCCCTACTATCCCGGCGTCGATCTGGTTTTCGCCGATCTCGAGTTCATCGAGCAGCAGCGTGAAAACCTGCTGGGCGTGGTGCTGACCCACGCGCACGAGGACCACATCGGCGCGGTGCCCTATTTCGCGCAGGAACTGGGCGTGCCGCTCTATGCGACGCCGTTCACCGCACGGCTGGTCAACGAAAAGCTGGTCGAGGCGGGCATCGACGCGGACATCGAACTGAATGTCATTCCCAACGAGGGAGCGTTCTCGCTGGGGCCGTTCGATATTCGCTATGTGCCGTTGGCGCATTCGATCGCCGAAGGCAACGCGCTGCTGATCGACACGCCTTATGGCCGCGTGTTCCACACCGGCGACTGGAAGCTGGACGACGAGCCGCGCGTCGGCACGCCGGCGACCGAGGAGGAACTGACCGCGATCGGCGACGAGGGCGTGCTGGCGCTGGTCTGCGATTCGACCAACGTGTTCAATCCCGCCGCATCCGGTTCCGAAGGCGCGGTGCGCGCCGGCCTGCTGGAGACGGTCAGCCGCCAGCGCGGGCGGCGCGTGGTGGTGACCACGTTCGCCTCCAACGTGGCGCGGCTGCAGACGCTGGCGGAAGTGGCGCAGGCGACGGGACGGCAGCTTTGCGTTGCCGGGCGATCGCTGGACCGGATCATCGCGGTGGCGCAGGCTTCGGGCTATCTTGAGGACTTCCCCGAAACGGTCAGCATGGACCGGGCGATGGACCTGCCGCGCGGCGAGATCATGGTGCTGGCAACCGGCGGGCAGGGCGAGCCGCGCGCCGCGCTGGCGCGCATCGCCGCCGAACAGCACCCGATCCGCCTTGAGGAAGGCGATGTCGTGCTGTTCTCCAGCCGGCAGATACCGGGCAACGAACTGGCCATCGGCCGCGTCCAGAACGCGCTGGTGGCGCGCGGCGTGCGGATCGTGACCGACCGCCAGAGCATGATCCACGTTTCCGGCCATCCGGGGCGGCCCGAACTCGTCGCGCTCTATGACTGGCTGCGGCCGGAGATCCTCGTGCCCGTGCATGGCGAGATACGCCACATGGCGGAGCAGGCCCGGCTGGGGCTGGACGAGGGCATCCCGAAGGCGATCTTGCAGAAGAACGGCGATCTGCTGCGGCTGGCGCCCGATGGCCCGGTGAAGCTGACCGAAGTGCGCGCCGGGCGGCTCGTGCTGGATGGCGACATCATCGCGCCGGCGGATGGCGAGGCCATGGCGGTGCGGCGCAAGCTGGGGCTGAACGGGCTGGTTTCGGTGGCGCTGGCGGTAACGCCCGAAGGCCGGCTGGCCTCGTCGGTCGACATCGGCAGCATCGGCCTGCCGCTGGACGAGGACATGGACCAGTTCGTGCAGGAAGCGCAGGCGGACGCCGCGCAGGCGGTCAAGGACCTGAAGGGCGATCGCAAGCGCGACAGGCTGGCGGTTGCCGAAACGGTGCGGCTGGCGGTAAGGCGGGCGGCGCAGCGCTGGTCCGGCAAGAAGCCGGTCGTCCAGGTCCTGCTGCGGGAAGGATAG
- a CDS encoding type III pantothenate kinase: MLLAIDVGNTNVVFALYAGRTIKSRWRVATDPRRTADEYAVWLLQLMQLQGFAADDVDQIIVSTVVPRALHNLQVLAQKYFHRDALIAGQPPIEWGIDIDVDEPRSLGADRAVNAIAAHANYPGDLIVVDFGTATTFDVVDFNGAYKGGIIAPGINLSLEALVNAAAKLPRIAIAPPSRTNSVIGRNTEDQMQIGVFWGYVSLMEGLIARMRAEVGRPAKVIATGGLAVLFGDHTTIFDHVDTDLTLDGLAILAERAPS, encoded by the coding sequence ATGCTGCTCGCGATTGATGTAGGCAACACCAACGTTGTCTTTGCCCTCTATGCCGGACGGACGATCAAATCCCGCTGGCGCGTGGCGACCGACCCGCGCCGGACGGCGGACGAATACGCGGTCTGGCTGCTCCAACTGATGCAGCTGCAGGGCTTCGCGGCCGATGACGTCGATCAGATCATCGTTTCCACGGTCGTTCCGCGCGCGCTGCACAACCTGCAGGTGCTGGCGCAGAAATACTTCCATCGCGATGCGCTGATCGCCGGGCAACCGCCGATCGAATGGGGCATCGACATCGATGTGGACGAGCCGCGCTCGCTGGGGGCTGACCGTGCCGTGAACGCGATCGCCGCGCACGCCAATTATCCGGGCGACCTGATCGTGGTCGATTTCGGCACCGCGACCACGTTCGACGTGGTGGATTTCAACGGTGCCTATAAGGGCGGGATCATCGCGCCGGGCATCAACCTTTCGCTGGAAGCGCTGGTCAATGCCGCTGCCAAGCTGCCGCGCATCGCCATCGCGCCGCCCAGCCGCACCAACAGCGTGATCGGCCGCAATACCGAGGACCAGATGCAGATCGGCGTGTTCTGGGGCTACGTTTCGCTGATGGAAGGGCTGATTGCCCGGATGCGGGCGGAAGTGGGCCGGCCGGCCAAGGTCATCGCAACGGGCGGCCTCGCCGTGCTGTTCGGTGATCACACCACGATCTTTGACCATGTGGATACCGACCTGACGCTCGATGGCCTGGCGATCCTTGCGGAGCGCGCTCCCTCGTGA
- a CDS encoding biotin--[acetyl-CoA-carboxylase] ligase → MIETVAEIPSTNAALLARVREGEAVPEGHWLVADRQSAGRGRAGRVWSDGAGNFMGSTAVQLRAGDPPAQTLALVAGVAVFDAVKACAPAIADLRLKWPNDVLVSHAKLVGILLERQRETVVVGIGVNLAQAPEVPGRATACLAELGFPVARDAFAERLAAAWADALLRWHRGEWPLLRGEWLVRAHPVGTLVTVKDRDQGEIMGAFGGIDEDGVALLRLADGSTRAIHAGDIEMVGTDAARD, encoded by the coding sequence TTGATCGAAACCGTCGCTGAAATCCCCTCCACCAACGCCGCGCTGCTGGCGCGGGTAAGGGAGGGGGAAGCTGTGCCGGAAGGGCACTGGCTGGTGGCCGACCGGCAAAGCGCCGGGCGCGGGCGCGCCGGGCGCGTGTGGTCCGATGGCGCCGGCAATTTCATGGGATCGACCGCGGTGCAGTTGCGCGCGGGTGATCCACCCGCTCAGACGCTGGCGCTGGTGGCCGGGGTCGCCGTGTTCGATGCGGTGAAGGCCTGTGCGCCCGCGATCGCCGATCTGCGGCTCAAGTGGCCGAACGATGTGCTCGTCAGCCATGCCAAGCTGGTGGGCATCCTGCTCGAACGGCAGCGCGAAACGGTGGTGGTGGGGATCGGCGTCAATCTGGCGCAGGCGCCCGAGGTGCCGGGCCGTGCCACCGCCTGCCTTGCCGAACTGGGCTTTCCCGTGGCGCGGGATGCGTTCGCGGAACGGCTGGCGGCAGCCTGGGCCGATGCATTGTTGCGCTGGCACCGGGGCGAATGGCCGCTGCTGCGGGGCGAATGGCTGGTGCGCGCGCATCCCGTGGGAACGCTGGTCACCGTCAAGGATCGCGATCAGGGCGAGATCATGGGGGCATTCGGCGGCATCGACGAGGACGGCGTGGCGCTTCTGCGCTTGGCGGACGGCTCCACCCGTGCCATCCACGCGGGCGATATTGAAATGGTGGGAACGGATGCTGCTCGCGATTGA